The following are from one region of the Corylus avellana chromosome ca1, CavTom2PMs-1.0 genome:
- the LOC132172202 gene encoding uncharacterized protein LOC132172202 has translation MLKFSSTASNQIRYLLQILDESNADSVLRELRQFVEYGVEGSIMLLQACIDHLNSYGTDSKNMQLELVVASIFRYLLDQPNFSTVFFESLRNAEINEGTLENFSNALHLSVSEKIAIGLALSDSENLEARMSGKSFCMAQIEELCANPVLLNSSERIQNIVMFLQRSEALSKHLDSFMQMLSFVQSNDVAPFVLTPLLSDELREANFLRNMDLFHDSGEDFDSILAEMEKEMSMGDIMKELGYGCTVNATQCKEILSLFLPLTEITVSKILGTIARTQAGLEDNQSMFSTLSLALGCSTLFDLQSLDSWNIDVVIDTIKQLAPGTNWIRVIENMDHEGFYFPNQEAFSFFMTAYKRACQEPFPLHAICGSVWKNTEGQLSFLKYAVSAPPEIFTFAHSARQLADIDAVHGHKLQLGHANHAWLCLDLLDVLCQLAERGHATSVQLIVEYPIKHCPEVLLLGMAHVNTAYNLLQYEVTFSVFPVIVKNRMAGSDEAQEHGGGARLKTRLMRGGGPEVEVELQGSY, from the exons ATGCTGAAGTTTTCGTCAACGGCTTCCAATCAGATTCGGTACCTGCTCCAGATCCTCGACGAATCCAACGCCGACTCTGTTCTTCGTGAGCTCCGTCAG TTTGTTGAATATGGAGTTGAGGGAAGCATTATGCTGCTCCAAGCATGCATTGATCATCTGAACTCTTACGGCACAGACTCAAAGAACATGCAGCTAGAATTAGTTGTTGCATCAATTTTTAGATACCTGTTGGACCAGCCAAATTTCAGCACGGTGTTTTTTGAGTCGCTAAGGAACGCAGAGATCAATGAAGGAACTCTAGAGAATTTCTCTAATGCACTGCACCTGTCTGTATCTGAAAAAATTGCCATTGGTCTCGCTTTGTCAGATTCTGAAAACCTTGAAGCCAGAATGAGTG GAAAAAGTTTTTGTATGGCTCAGATTGAGGAATTGTGTGCGAATCCTGTTTTACTGAACTCTTCTGAGCGAATTCAGAATATTGTTATGTTCCTCCAGCGGTCTGAGGCCCTTTCCAAGCATTTAGATTCCTTTATGCAGATGTTATCTTTCGTGCAGTCGAATGATGTTGCCCCATTTGTTTTAACGCCGCTTCTTTCAGATGAATTGCGTGAGGCCAATTTTCTAAG GAATATGGATTTGTTCCATGACTCTGGAGAAGATTTTGATTCTATTTTAGCAGAAATGGAGAAGGAAATGAGCATGGGAGATATTATGAAGGAACTAGGTTATGGGTGCACAGTTAATGCAACACAGTGCAAAGAGATTTTATCTCTTTTCTTGCCACTGACTGAGATTACTGTGTCTAAAATACTTGGCACAATTGCCCGCACCCAAGCTGGTCTTGAGGACAATCAGAGCATGTTTTCAACGCTTAGCTTGGCTCTTGGTTGCAGCACTTTGTTTGATCTGCAATCCTTGGACTCCTGGAATATTGATGTTGTCATAGATACAATCAAGCAACTT GCTCCTGGAACCAATTGGATACGAGTTATTGAAAATATGGACCATGAGGGGTTCTACTTTCCTAATCAGGAGGCATTCTCTTTTTTTATGACTGCATATAAGCGCGCGTGCCAG GAACCATTCCCTCTCCATGCCATTTGTGGTTCTGTTTGGAAGAATACAGAGGGTCAGCTATCTTTTCTTAAATATGCTGTTTCAGCACCACCAGAAATATTTACATTTGCCCATTCTGCAAGGCAGCTG GCTGATATTGATGCAGTGCATGGCCATAAGCTACAACTTGGACATGCTAATCATGCATGGTTGTGTCTTGACCTTTTGGACGTGCTATGTCAACTAGCTGAGAGGGGTCATGCCACTTCTGTTCAGTTGATCGTTGAATATCCTATTAAACACTGTCCTGAAGTCTTACTTCTTGGGATGGCACACGTTAAT ACTGCTTATAACCTCCTCCAGTATGAAGTGACCTTTAGTGTTTTCCCGGTTATAGTAAAAAAT AGAATGGCGGGAAGCGATGAGGCCCAAGAGCATGGTGGTGGGGCACGTCTGAAGACAAGGCTGATGAGGGGTGGTGGGCCAGAGGTGGAGGTTGAGCTGCAAGGGTCTTATTAA